One part of the Streptomyces lydicus genome encodes these proteins:
- a CDS encoding TetR/AcrR family transcriptional regulator: MDQEEARTRILDAAERLFYARGIQAVGMDELRTAAGVSLKRLYQCFPAKHDLVEAYLRRRDARWRAALAEYVEGHAGAPGGRPLAVFDWLHGWFAAPDFRGCAFLNSFGELGDSGGVGRVAREHKRALLGYLTGLVGALPVAEPEAVAAQLALLVDGAISTAALTGDPAAARHARTAAESLLAAAGAREA, translated from the coding sequence ATGGACCAGGAAGAAGCCCGCACGCGGATACTCGACGCCGCGGAGCGGCTGTTCTACGCGCGCGGGATTCAGGCCGTCGGCATGGACGAGCTGCGCACCGCCGCCGGCGTCTCGCTCAAGCGCCTCTATCAGTGCTTTCCCGCCAAGCACGACCTCGTCGAGGCATATCTGCGGCGGCGGGACGCCCGGTGGCGGGCCGCGCTCGCGGAGTACGTCGAGGGGCACGCCGGGGCGCCCGGGGGGCGGCCGCTCGCGGTCTTCGACTGGCTGCACGGCTGGTTCGCCGCGCCGGACTTCCGCGGCTGCGCCTTCCTCAACTCCTTCGGGGAGCTGGGGGACTCGGGCGGGGTCGGCCGCGTCGCCAGGGAGCACAAGCGGGCCCTGCTGGGGTATCTGACCGGACTCGTGGGTGCGCTGCCGGTGGCCGAACCGGAAGCGGTGGCCGCGCAGTTGGCGCTGCTCGTCGACGGGGCGATCAGCACCGCGGCGCTCACCGGCGACCCCGCGGCCGCCCGGCACGCCCGTACCGCGGCGGAAAGCCTGCTGGCGGCGGCGGGCGCACGCGAGGCGTGA
- a CDS encoding nuclear transport factor 2 family protein — protein sequence MAPRPPLPPFDEQSALRKVQAAEDAWNTRDPEKVALAYTEDSVWRNRDTFLAGRDEIVAFLRRKWARELDYALRKELWSYSGDRIAVRFQYESRDTDGQWWRSYGNELWEFDDQGLMRRREAGIHDVPITEAERRIFGPRPESEKGRPLPFR from the coding sequence ATGGCACCCCGCCCGCCCCTCCCCCCGTTCGACGAGCAGAGCGCGCTCCGGAAGGTGCAGGCCGCCGAGGACGCGTGGAACACCCGCGATCCGGAGAAGGTGGCACTCGCCTACACCGAGGACTCGGTCTGGCGGAACCGCGACACCTTCCTCGCCGGCCGCGACGAGATCGTCGCCTTCCTGCGCCGGAAGTGGGCCCGCGAGCTGGACTACGCCCTCCGCAAGGAACTCTGGTCGTACAGCGGCGACCGCATCGCGGTGCGCTTCCAGTACGAGAGCCGTGACACCGACGGCCAGTGGTGGCGCAGCTACGGCAACGAGCTGTGGGAGTTCGACGACCAGGGCCTGATGCGCCGCCGCGAGGCCGGCATCCACGACGTGCCGATCACGGAGGCCGAGCGCCGCATCTTCGGCCCGCGCCCGGAGTCCGAGAAGGGCCGCCCGCTGCCGTTCCGCTAG
- a CDS encoding IPT/TIG domain-containing protein, which yields MSTSLQAPTQELLRAVSLPGQLPPTAEAHEVSRAAGPALAILAIAPIPVGSNPVGLAFIPNGDLYVANSGSNNVFTIDTATDTVIGAAIPTGTTPAWLTVAPNGNAYVPNNISNNVTVINTATSTVLTTIPLSGGPAAAAVIPSGNVYVSRFGANSVQEIDTTTNAAVGAAIPTGSGPVGIAVAPNGKAYVANRNGNSVTVINTATATVLTTIPGLNQPNFVAIAPNGNAYVANIGANNVSVIDTTTDTIITTIPVGTNPWGITVGPDGNAYTANRGSNNVSVIDTTTNTTVGAPIPVGSQPIALVVAPNNKVYVTNIASASVSVIQFPPTISSITPNQGPITGGTVVTITGTNLTGASVDIGGNPATGVTVNSTGTQLTATTPPGAAGPADVTVTTPGGSTTLVGGFTYVVPVHATSLTATPALSKLFPPHVYFPFLTATLTDQVTGLPVPNQPILFKAGSNVLGIANTDAQGVARVNETLTLTLILLNHGYEVSFAGAVTPTAILSPSSAHGEVVEP from the coding sequence ATGAGCACGAGTCTTCAGGCACCGACACAGGAGCTGCTGCGGGCGGTCTCGCTGCCCGGCCAGCTGCCGCCGACCGCCGAGGCACACGAGGTGAGCCGGGCGGCGGGTCCGGCTCTCGCCATCCTGGCCATCGCGCCGATTCCCGTCGGCAGCAACCCGGTCGGGCTGGCGTTCATCCCCAACGGCGACCTCTACGTCGCCAACTCCGGGTCGAACAACGTGTTCACCATCGACACCGCCACGGACACCGTCATCGGCGCCGCCATCCCCACCGGCACCACACCGGCCTGGCTGACGGTTGCTCCCAACGGCAACGCCTACGTCCCCAACAACATCTCCAACAACGTGACGGTCATCAACACCGCCACCAGCACCGTCCTCACCACGATCCCCCTCAGCGGCGGCCCCGCCGCGGCGGCGGTCATCCCCAGCGGCAACGTCTACGTCAGCCGTTTCGGGGCGAACAGCGTGCAGGAGATCGACACCACCACCAACGCCGCCGTCGGCGCCGCGATCCCCACCGGCAGCGGCCCGGTCGGCATCGCGGTCGCCCCCAACGGCAAGGCGTACGTCGCCAACCGGAACGGCAACAGCGTGACGGTGATCAACACCGCCACCGCCACCGTCCTCACCACGATCCCCGGCCTCAACCAGCCGAACTTCGTGGCGATCGCCCCCAACGGCAACGCCTACGTCGCCAACATCGGGGCGAACAACGTGTCCGTGATCGACACGACCACGGACACGATCATCACCACGATCCCCGTCGGCACCAACCCGTGGGGCATCACGGTCGGCCCCGACGGCAACGCCTACACGGCCAACCGCGGCTCCAACAACGTGTCGGTGATCGACACCACCACCAACACCACCGTCGGCGCCCCGATCCCGGTCGGCAGCCAGCCGATCGCCCTGGTGGTCGCCCCCAACAACAAGGTCTACGTCACCAACATCGCCTCGGCCAGCGTCAGCGTCATCCAGTTCCCCCCGACGATCAGCAGCATCACCCCCAACCAGGGGCCCATCACGGGCGGCACGGTGGTGACGATCACCGGCACCAACCTGACCGGGGCGAGCGTCGACATCGGCGGCAACCCCGCGACCGGCGTGACGGTCAACTCCACCGGTACGCAGCTCACCGCGACCACTCCGCCCGGGGCGGCCGGCCCCGCGGACGTCACCGTCACCACCCCTGGTGGCAGCACCACTCTGGTGGGCGGCTTCACCTACGTCGTCCCCGTCCACGCCACCTCGCTGACCGCGACCCCGGCGCTGAGCAAGCTGTTCCCGCCGCACGTGTACTTCCCGTTCCTGACGGCCACGCTGACCGACCAGGTCACCGGCCTTCCGGTGCCCAACCAGCCGATCCTGTTCAAGGCCGGCAGCAACGTCCTGGGCATCGCCAACACCGACGCCCAGGGCGTCGCCCGGGTGAACGAGACGCTCACCCTGACGCTCATCCTGCTCAACCACGGCTATGAGGTCAGCTTCGCCGGCGCGGTCACCCCGACGGCCATCCTGTCCCCGTCCAGCGCCCACGGGGAGGTCGTCGAACCCTGA
- a CDS encoding PLP-dependent aminotransferase family protein, whose product MGEAPAGGRADWLAGQLRRAVADGRLPVGSKLPATRVLAAELRVSRGVVTEAYRRLGEDGQLAGRGRGGTVVVAAPATAAGERGDRTERAPAAGRAPGVPFAKVPGADVFDALRAAPARIDLSPGVPDLAAFPRAAWLRAERAVLAELPAAEFGYGDPRGTPALRRAVADWLARYRGIRADPDEVLIVSGTAQALGLIAQVYSRDGIRAVAVEDPGSLGVRQHLAHWGVATPPVPVDEEGIRVDALRAGGARAVLLTPAHQFPTGVVLGGGRRRELMGWAAEGGLIVEDDYDAEHRYDRAPVPALRSLLPGQVCYAGSVSKLLAPALRVGWLLAPAAYREAFVEAKRFADLGNAVLPQLVLARLMESGELERGLRLLRRRHRRRRDAMSAAIADHLPGATVHGAAAGLHLTVTFGAEAVPGADTELAAAALARGVKVHPLSWHAQRPYRAGLVLGYAARSPGEIEAGVAVLGEVLARRGGGVRRR is encoded by the coding sequence ATGGGGGAGGCGCCCGCGGGCGGGCGTGCCGACTGGTTGGCCGGGCAGCTGCGGCGGGCGGTCGCGGACGGGCGGCTGCCGGTGGGGAGCAAACTGCCCGCGACCCGGGTGCTCGCCGCCGAGCTGCGGGTTTCCCGGGGGGTGGTCACCGAGGCGTACCGGCGGCTGGGCGAGGACGGGCAGTTGGCCGGGCGGGGGCGGGGCGGCACGGTCGTGGTGGCCGCGCCCGCGACGGCCGCGGGGGAGAGGGGGGACAGGACGGAGCGGGCGCCGGCTGCGGGGCGTGCGCCGGGAGTGCCGTTCGCGAAGGTGCCCGGTGCGGACGTCTTCGATGCGCTGCGGGCCGCGCCCGCCCGTATCGATCTGTCGCCCGGCGTGCCGGACCTGGCCGCGTTCCCCCGCGCGGCGTGGCTGCGGGCCGAGCGGGCGGTGCTCGCGGAGCTCCCGGCGGCCGAGTTCGGGTACGGGGACCCGCGCGGCACCCCCGCGCTGCGCCGGGCGGTCGCCGACTGGCTGGCTCGCTACCGCGGGATCAGGGCGGATCCGGACGAGGTGCTGATCGTCTCCGGTACCGCGCAGGCGCTCGGACTGATCGCCCAGGTGTACTCCCGCGACGGCATCCGCGCGGTCGCGGTGGAGGACCCCGGCTCGCTCGGGGTGCGGCAGCACCTCGCCCATTGGGGGGTCGCGACCCCGCCGGTGCCGGTCGACGAGGAGGGGATACGGGTCGATGCGCTGCGGGCGGGCGGCGCGCGGGCGGTGCTGCTCACCCCGGCCCACCAGTTCCCCACCGGGGTGGTGCTCGGCGGCGGCCGGCGGCGGGAGCTGATGGGCTGGGCGGCGGAGGGTGGCCTGATCGTCGAGGACGACTACGACGCCGAGCACCGCTACGACCGGGCGCCGGTCCCCGCCCTGCGCTCCCTGCTGCCCGGGCAGGTCTGTTACGCGGGCAGCGTCTCCAAGCTGCTGGCGCCCGCGCTGCGGGTGGGCTGGCTGCTGGCGCCGGCGGCGTACCGGGAGGCGTTCGTGGAGGCCAAGCGGTTCGCGGATCTCGGCAACGCCGTACTGCCGCAGCTGGTGCTGGCCCGGCTGATGGAGTCGGGTGAGCTGGAGCGCGGGCTTCGGCTGCTGCGGAGGCGCCATCGCCGCCGCCGGGACGCCATGAGCGCGGCGATCGCGGACCACCTGCCGGGCGCGACCGTGCACGGCGCCGCGGCGGGGCTGCATCTGACGGTCACCTTCGGGGCCGAGGCCGTGCCCGGGGCCGATACGGAGCTGGCCGCGGCCGCCCTGGCCCGGGGCGTCAAGGTCCATCCGCTGTCCTGGCACGCCCAACGCCCGTACCGCGCGGGCCTGGTGCTCGGCTATGCGGCGCGCTCGCCGGGGGAGATCGAGGCGGGCGTGGCCGTCCTCGGCGAGGTGCTGGCGCGGCGCGGCGGCGGGGTGCGGCGCCGGTGA
- a CDS encoding methyltransferase domain-containing protein, translated as MPTSLSTPDSAYVHGYSPREAHRLGDQADTLVTLLHAGTAYPAGSRVLEAGCGVGAQTVHLAHSSPGARITAVDLSEESLTQARDRVAAQAPAADVTWLRADLRQLPYPDGHFDHLFACFVLEHLRDPARALTELRRVLRPGGTLTAIEGDHGSALFHPDSRRAHQVIAHQVHLQSAAGGNALLGRSLHPLLTAADFRDVAVQPRTVYADSSRPALVDGFTRRTFIAMIESVRTEALRTGLTTAADWDRGLIDLRRTAEPGGTFHYTFFKATAIRP; from the coding sequence ATGCCTACCTCGCTCAGCACGCCCGACTCCGCCTACGTACACGGCTATTCGCCCCGCGAGGCCCACCGCCTCGGCGACCAGGCCGACACCCTCGTCACGCTGCTGCACGCCGGCACGGCGTACCCCGCCGGCAGCCGGGTGCTGGAGGCCGGCTGCGGCGTCGGCGCGCAGACCGTCCACCTGGCCCACAGCAGCCCCGGGGCGCGGATCACCGCCGTCGACCTGTCCGAGGAGTCCCTCACCCAGGCCCGCGACCGTGTCGCCGCCCAGGCCCCCGCGGCCGACGTCACCTGGCTCCGTGCCGATCTCCGCCAACTGCCGTACCCCGATGGCCACTTCGACCACCTCTTCGCCTGCTTCGTCCTGGAACACCTGCGGGACCCGGCACGGGCCCTGACCGAACTCCGCCGCGTACTGCGCCCCGGCGGCACCCTCACCGCGATCGAGGGCGACCACGGTTCGGCGCTCTTCCACCCGGACAGCCGCCGTGCCCACCAGGTCATCGCCCACCAGGTGCACCTCCAGTCGGCGGCCGGCGGCAACGCCCTCCTGGGGCGGTCGCTGCACCCGCTCCTCACCGCCGCCGACTTCCGTGACGTCGCGGTACAGCCGCGTACGGTCTACGCCGACAGCAGCCGCCCGGCACTCGTCGACGGCTTCACCCGCAGGACCTTCATCGCCATGATCGAGTCCGTACGCACCGAGGCCCTGCGCACCGGCCTGACGACAGCAGCCGACTGGGACCGCGGCCTCATCGACCTACGCCGCACCGCGGAGCCCGGCGGCACCTTCC